From the genome of Deinococcus sp. JMULE3, one region includes:
- the dnaE gene encoding DNA polymerase III subunit alpha produces the protein MTAPADSAKPHIHVPDGSCCTPKKFAHLHQHTQYSLLDGAAKLKDLLKWAKEVTPEGQTPALAMTDHGNMHGAVHFYNYATGMGVKPIIGYEAYVVPGEGTRRDRTRAQDGEKGIFHLTLLARDFEGYQNLCRLSSRGYTEGYYYKPRIDHELLQEHHKGVIAFSGCLGSEVQQLLLQGREDDAKKRLLWYRELFGENYFIEIQDHGLPEQKRNNPILRAWAQELGIGMVATNDGHYVKKSDATAHETLLAIQTKATLADENRFKFPCDEFYVKNLEEMQASLPVSEWGEEPFDNTALIAEMCNVDLPVGKKRVYQMPALPIPEGRTMPEELRVQTYRGTVKRYPAHATEALLRDYATRTLTALGADAQKVLDRAGNCDPQSCDLETLYTLLAFAGSEWEARGKAAGEKYTKYPALELMEQEGEAGTLPAYAAAVAGQDDPLAHHRHALVILRRAEYELSVINNMGFPDYFLIVADYINWAKDQDISVGPGRGSGAGSLVAYAMRITNLDPLEFELLFERFLNPDRISMPDFDIDFNDARRTEVIQYVQDKYGEDKVAQIATFGTMASKACLKDVARVMGLEYAKVDKVSKLIPIKFGKSYSLEQAREAVPDIQQMLNEDAQLKEAYEFAQKLEGLTRHASVHAAGVVIGKTQLTDLVPVMRDTSGAGMVCQYDMKAVEDIGLIKMDFLGLRTLSFLDEAKRILKESGTDFEAKYGTFDDIPFDDARTYELLSRGDTKGVFQLEGAGIADASRRLKPRRLADIIALSALYRPGPMENIPTYVRRHHGLEQVDYVRDGFPNSAQYLQKILAETYGIPVYQEQIMQIASEVAGFSLGGADLLRRAMGKKDAEEMKRQRQIFVEGAEGNGVPKDEGNKLFDLLDAFANYGFNKSHSAAYGVITYQTAWLKANYPVQFMAALLTVERKDSDKVAEYVSDARKMDVHVLPPDINKSAPDFAVVGQDILFGLYAIKGLGEGAVLKILEERERAGAFKSLADFCSRLGNKVCNRKAMESLIKSGAFDQFGDRRQLLESLEESMTWAQGAAALANSGMDALFGAQEVAPEPRLKAGITPYTDLERLSIEKEALGLYISGHPLEQHEGLREAASCRISDLDTWFQTQNVAPGKRIKAVLAGMIESVVKKPTKSGGMMARFILADESGQTELVAFSRAYDRIQDKLINDTPALVIVELESEDGGLRAIAEEVVSTEQLGEVPKVMYVTIDLENATPDALGEFQSLLDEHAGSMPTYLRLETPEQFVLYQLDHGMGSPDAIRVLNHTFPWADAYLAYDQQTILGRFAPKPPAWMNKQNGGMRA, from the coding sequence ATGACCGCCCCTGCCGATTCCGCGAAGCCTCACATTCACGTTCCGGACGGCTCCTGCTGCACCCCGAAGAAATTCGCGCACCTGCACCAGCACACGCAGTACTCGCTGCTGGACGGCGCGGCGAAACTCAAGGACCTGCTCAAGTGGGCCAAGGAGGTCACGCCGGAAGGGCAGACCCCGGCGCTGGCCATGACGGACCACGGGAACATGCACGGCGCGGTGCACTTCTACAACTACGCGACTGGGATGGGCGTCAAACCGATCATCGGCTACGAGGCGTACGTCGTGCCGGGCGAGGGCACCCGCCGCGACCGGACGCGCGCGCAGGACGGCGAGAAGGGCATCTTCCACCTGACGCTGCTGGCGCGTGACTTCGAGGGGTACCAGAACCTCTGCCGCCTGAGTTCGCGCGGGTACACGGAAGGCTACTACTACAAGCCGCGCATCGATCACGAACTGCTGCAGGAGCACCACAAGGGTGTCATCGCCTTTTCCGGGTGCCTGGGCAGCGAGGTGCAGCAGCTGCTCCTGCAGGGGCGCGAGGACGACGCCAAAAAACGCCTGCTGTGGTACCGCGAGCTGTTCGGCGAGAACTACTTCATCGAGATCCAGGACCACGGGCTGCCCGAGCAGAAGCGCAACAACCCCATCCTGCGGGCCTGGGCGCAGGAACTCGGGATCGGGATGGTCGCCACGAACGACGGGCACTACGTCAAGAAAAGCGACGCCACCGCGCACGAGACGCTGCTGGCCATCCAGACGAAGGCGACCCTGGCGGACGAGAACCGCTTCAAGTTCCCCTGCGACGAGTTCTACGTGAAGAACCTCGAGGAGATGCAGGCGTCCCTGCCGGTCAGCGAGTGGGGCGAGGAACCCTTCGACAACACCGCCCTGATCGCCGAGATGTGCAACGTGGACCTGCCGGTCGGGAAGAAGCGCGTGTACCAGATGCCCGCCCTGCCCATCCCCGAGGGCCGCACCATGCCCGAGGAACTGCGCGTGCAGACGTACCGCGGCACCGTGAAACGCTACCCGGCGCACGCCACGGAAGCGCTGCTGCGCGACTACGCGACCCGCACCCTGACCGCGCTGGGCGCCGACGCGCAGAAGGTGCTGGACCGCGCCGGGAACTGCGACCCGCAGAGCTGCGACCTGGAGACGCTGTACACCCTGCTGGCCTTTGCGGGCAGCGAATGGGAGGCGCGCGGCAAGGCAGCGGGCGAGAAGTACACGAAGTACCCCGCGCTGGAACTCATGGAACAGGAGGGCGAGGCCGGGACACTCCCCGCGTACGCGGCCGCCGTCGCCGGGCAGGACGACCCGCTGGCCCACCACCGGCACGCGCTGGTGATCCTGCGCCGCGCCGAGTACGAACTGAGCGTCATCAACAACATGGGCTTCCCCGACTACTTCCTGATCGTCGCGGACTACATCAACTGGGCCAAGGATCAGGACATCAGCGTCGGGCCGGGCCGTGGGTCGGGCGCAGGCTCGCTGGTGGCGTACGCGATGCGCATCACGAACCTCGACCCGCTGGAATTCGAGCTGCTGTTCGAACGCTTCCTGAACCCCGACCGTATCTCCATGCCGGACTTCGACATCGACTTCAACGACGCCCGGCGCACCGAAGTCATCCAGTACGTGCAGGACAAGTACGGCGAGGACAAGGTCGCGCAGATCGCCACCTTCGGGACCATGGCGTCCAAGGCGTGCCTGAAGGACGTGGCGCGCGTCATGGGCCTGGAGTACGCCAAGGTCGACAAGGTCAGCAAGCTCATTCCGATCAAGTTCGGCAAGAGCTACAGCCTCGAGCAGGCGCGCGAGGCCGTGCCGGACATCCAGCAGATGCTCAACGAGGACGCCCAGCTGAAAGAAGCGTACGAGTTCGCGCAGAAACTCGAAGGGCTCACCCGCCACGCCAGCGTCCACGCCGCCGGGGTCGTCATCGGCAAGACGCAACTGACCGATCTCGTGCCCGTCATGCGCGACACGTCGGGCGCGGGCATGGTCTGCCAGTACGACATGAAGGCCGTCGAGGACATCGGCCTGATCAAGATGGACTTCCTGGGCCTGCGCACCCTGTCCTTCCTGGACGAAGCCAAACGCATCCTCAAGGAATCCGGCACCGACTTCGAGGCGAAGTACGGCACCTTCGACGACATTCCCTTCGACGACGCCCGCACCTACGAACTCCTCAGCCGAGGGGACACCAAGGGCGTCTTCCAGCTCGAAGGGGCCGGGATCGCCGACGCCAGCCGCCGCCTCAAACCGCGCCGCCTCGCGGACATCATCGCCCTCTCGGCGCTGTACCGCCCCGGCCCCATGGAGAACATCCCCACCTACGTCCGCCGCCACCACGGCCTCGAACAGGTGGACTACGTCCGCGACGGCTTCCCGAACAGCGCCCAGTACCTCCAGAAGATCCTCGCCGAAACGTACGGCATCCCCGTGTACCAGGAGCAGATCATGCAGATCGCCTCCGAAGTCGCCGGATTCTCCCTGGGCGGCGCCGACCTGCTGCGCCGCGCGATGGGTAAGAAGGACGCCGAGGAGATGAAACGCCAGCGGCAGATCTTCGTCGAGGGCGCCGAGGGCAACGGCGTGCCCAAGGACGAGGGGAACAAGCTGTTCGACCTGCTCGACGCGTTCGCGAACTACGGCTTCAACAAGAGCCACTCCGCCGCGTACGGCGTCATCACGTACCAGACCGCGTGGCTCAAGGCGAACTACCCCGTGCAGTTCATGGCCGCCCTGCTGACCGTCGAACGCAAGGACAGCGACAAGGTCGCCGAGTACGTCAGCGACGCCCGCAAGATGGACGTCCACGTCCTCCCCCCCGACATCAACAAGTCCGCGCCCGACTTCGCGGTCGTCGGGCAGGACATCCTCTTCGGCCTGTACGCCATCAAGGGCCTCGGCGAGGGCGCCGTGCTGAAGATCCTCGAGGAACGCGAACGCGCCGGGGCCTTCAAGAGCCTCGCGGACTTCTGCTCCCGCCTGGGCAACAAGGTCTGCAACCGCAAAGCCATGGAAAGCCTCATCAAGAGCGGCGCCTTCGACCAGTTCGGCGACCGCCGCCAGCTCCTCGAGAGCCTCGAGGAATCCATGACCTGGGCACAGGGCGCCGCCGCACTCGCCAACAGCGGCATGGACGCCCTGTTCGGCGCGCAGGAAGTCGCCCCCGAACCCAGACTCAAAGCGGGCATCACCCCCTACACCGACCTGGAACGCCTCAGCATCGAGAAAGAAGCCCTCGGTCTCTATATTTCCGGCCACCCGCTCGAACAGCACGAAGGGCTGCGCGAAGCCGCCAGCTGCCGCATCAGCGACCTCGACACGTGGTTCCAGACGCAGAACGTCGCCCCCGGCAAACGCATCAAGGCCGTCCTCGCGGGCATGATCGAGAGCGTCGTCAAGAAACCCACCAAATCCGGCGGCATGATGGCCCGCTTCATCCTCGCCGACGAAAGCGGCCAGACCGAACTCGTCGCCTTCAGCCGCGCCTACGACCGCATTCAGGACAAACTCATCAACGACACCCCCGCCCTCGTCATCGTCGAACTCGAAAGCGAGGACGGCGGCCTGCGCGCCATCGCCGAGGAAGTCGTCAGCACCGAACAACTCGGCGAAGTCCCCAAAGTCATGTACGTCACCATTGACCTCGAGAACGCCACCCCCGACGCCCTCGGCGAATTCCAGAGCCTCCTCGACGAACACGCCGGCAGCATGCCCACCTACCTCCGCCTCGAGACACCCGAACAGTTCGTCCTGTACCAGCTCGACCACGGCATGGGCAGCCCAGACGCCATCCGCGTCCTCAACCACACCTTCCCCTGGGCCGACGCGTACCTCGCCTACGACCAGCAGACCATCCTCGGCCGCTTCGCCCCCAAACCACCCGCCTGGATGAACAAACAGAACGGCGGCATGCGGGCGTAA
- a CDS encoding endonuclease domain-containing protein, whose product MRDLHSRRLVPRARELRRAMTPAERRLWFDLLRSHPVRFRRQVPLLGFILDVYAPSARLCVEVDGSSHDSPDAVMYDAERSRVLAGAGIRVLRVRNTEVMRNLPGVAALIASATGE is encoded by the coding sequence ATGCGTGACCTGCATTCGAGGCGTCTGGTGCCGCGTGCGCGTGAGCTGCGGCGGGCCATGACGCCTGCGGAGCGGCGGTTGTGGTTCGATCTGCTGCGGTCGCACCCCGTGCGGTTTCGTCGTCAGGTGCCGCTGCTGGGCTTCATCCTGGATGTCTACGCGCCGTCGGCGAGGTTGTGCGTGGAGGTGGATGGCTCGTCGCATGATTCGCCGGATGCGGTGATGTATGACGCCGAGCGGTCGCGGGTGCTGGCGGGTGCGGGGATCCGGGTGCTGCGCGTGCGGAACACGGAGGTCATGCGGAACCTGCCTGGTGTGGCGGCCCTGATCGCCTCGGCCACCGGGGAATAA
- a CDS encoding DinB family protein, translated as MSQRRTSPAVPALITVATVGVAAGAAYLARTRQRDIKGAVVSRVLERPAGRSSYQELAHSLETSGTHLTGRAARAADTHANRETLAHIIGIERWGQYRLGAALGKHPDLSAPYHDHRPPQDTTLPQLQALITSTRAASVDLARRLHTRPPSDDLTIHHNSLGPMTAKAWLRYLTHHADLESRKLRGAAPPTGVMNAAETHPGATKL; from the coding sequence ATGAGCCAGCGAAGAACCAGCCCCGCCGTGCCCGCCCTGATCACGGTCGCCACCGTCGGCGTGGCCGCCGGCGCCGCGTACCTCGCCCGCACCCGCCAGCGCGACATCAAGGGCGCCGTCGTCAGCCGCGTCTTAGAGCGCCCCGCCGGCCGCAGCTCCTACCAGGAACTCGCCCACAGCCTCGAAACCAGCGGCACGCATCTCACCGGCCGCGCCGCGCGGGCCGCCGACACCCACGCCAACCGCGAAACCCTGGCGCACATCATCGGCATCGAACGCTGGGGCCAGTACCGCCTCGGCGCCGCGCTCGGCAAGCACCCCGACCTCAGCGCGCCCTACCACGACCACCGGCCCCCCCAGGACACCACCCTGCCGCAGCTGCAGGCCCTGATCACCAGCACCCGCGCCGCCAGCGTCGACCTCGCCCGGCGCCTCCACACCCGCCCGCCCAGCGACGACCTGACCATCCATCACAACAGCCTCGGCCCCATGACCGCCAAGGCCTGGCTGCGCTACCTGACCCACCACGCCGACCTCGAAAGCCGCAAGCTGCGCGGCGCGGCCCCCCCGACGGGGGTCATGAACGCGGCCGAAACCCACCCCGGCGCAACGAAACTGTAA
- a CDS encoding 5-formyltetrahydrofolate cyclo-ligase, with amino-acid sequence MTTAGAVRESVWDDLMGRQACAYPLPPHGHCPNFTHAKKAATQLLAHPDLQARHTLIVGPERALLPLRQQALKAGKTLYVPHQKKEGWYWRVTDPRGARLSTLPEYGEPTLTPDGAQAVVLACVAVDTRGTRLGKGFGWGARGLNLDLPEYTLAHPLMLRETLPCPADSHVTLIGLPDRVLTCPP; translated from the coding sequence ATGACCACGGCAGGCGCAGTCCGGGAGAGCGTGTGGGACGACCTGATGGGCCGCCAGGCCTGCGCGTACCCGCTGCCGCCGCACGGGCACTGCCCGAACTTCACGCACGCGAAGAAGGCCGCCACGCAGCTCCTCGCGCACCCCGACCTGCAGGCACGGCACACGCTGATCGTCGGGCCGGAACGCGCGCTGCTCCCGCTGCGGCAGCAGGCGCTGAAGGCCGGGAAGACCCTGTACGTCCCCCACCAGAAAAAAGAAGGCTGGTACTGGCGCGTCACCGACCCGCGCGGCGCGCGCCTGAGCACCCTGCCCGAATACGGCGAGCCCACCCTGACCCCTGACGGCGCGCAGGCTGTCGTCCTCGCGTGCGTCGCCGTGGACACGCGCGGCACGCGGCTCGGGAAAGGCTTCGGCTGGGGCGCACGCGGCCTGAACCTGGACCTGCCCGAGTACACCCTGGCACACCCACTGATGCTCCGCGAGACCCTCCCCTGCCCCGCCGACTCCCACGTCACGCTGATCGGCCTGCCCGACCGGGTCCTGACCTGCCCCCCCTGA